The following coding sequences are from one Epinephelus fuscoguttatus linkage group LG7, E.fuscoguttatus.final_Chr_v1 window:
- the dip2ba gene encoding disco-interacting protein 2 homolog B-A: MADRGVDLSALPKEVRDQLAELDLELSEGDITQKGYEKKRAKLLASYIPRLPNVDLSLPDVQLSPGHSADPSPSPEAPGPSTSSASRHHRAHRSGGARDERYRSDIHTEAVQAALAKHKEEKMALPMPTKRRSAFVQSPIDTCTPPDTSSASEDEGSLRRKAALSAVLAQSLQSPDYWINRSVQSSSTSSSASSTLSHGEPKTQPQPQLQPAASLLADVLAHTRIENSVPPDVTSSTPQERGSRVDLPPAVRGMSRGQSRSSMLDTADGVPVSSRVSTKIQQLLNTLKRPKRPPLSEFFLDDSEEIVEVPQPDPNTPKPEGRQIIPVKGEPLGVVSNWPPALQAALARWGATQAKSPALTALDITGKPLYTLTYGKLWSRSLKLAYTLLNKLGTKTDPVLQPGDRVALVYPNSDPGMFWVAFYGCLLAEVIPVPIEVPLSRQDAGSQQIGFLLGSCGVSLALTSEVCLKGLPKTPNGEIIQFKGWPRMKWVVTDTKYLTKPSKDWQPHIPTANTDTAYIEYKASKEGTVMGVAVSKISMLTHCQALTQACNYCEGETLVNVLDCKKDMGLWHGVLTSVMNRIHTITVPYAVMKACPMSWVQRVHIHKARVALVKCRDLHWAMMAHKDQKDTNLSSIRMLIVADGANPWSVSSCDAFLNVFQSHGLKPEVICPCATSPEALTVAIRRPGARGAPLPARAILSMGGLSHGVIRVNTEDKNSALTVQDVGHIMPGALMCIVKPDGPPQLCKTDEIGEIVINSRAGGTMYYGLPGVTKNTFEVIPVNQAGAPIGEIPFTRTGLLGFVGPGSLVFVVGKIEGLLMVSGRRHNADDLVATALAVEPVKTVYRGRIAVFSVTVFYDERIVIVAEQRPDASEEDSFQWMSRVLQAIDSIHQVGLYCLALVPANTLPKTPLGGIHICETKQNFLEGNLHPCNILMCPHTCVTNMPKPRQKQPVDVGPASMLVGNLVAGKRIAQATGRELGVVEDQDLIRKHQFLSEALQFRAQTDPDHVLYVLLNAKGVAVCTATCAQLHKRAEKITATLMERGGLNTGDNVVLLYPPGVDLIAAFYGCLYAGVIPVTVRPPHPQNLAATLPTVRMIIDVSKAACILTTQPLMRILRSREAAASVNIKTWPTIIDTDDLPRKRPPHIYKPPTAEMLAYLDFSVSTTGMLTGVKMSHAAVSTLCRSIKLQCELYSSRQIAICLDPYCGLGFVLWCLSSVYSGHQSILIPPLELESSLPVWLSTLSQYKIRDTFCSYSVMELCTKGLGTQTEILKARGLNLSCVRSCVVIAEERPRLSLTQSFSKLFKDLGLSPRAVSTAFGSRVNLAICMQGTSGPDPSTVYVDMKSLRHDRVRLVERGAPQSLPLMESGTILPGVRVIIVNPETRGPLGDSHLGEIWVNSPHSASGYYTIYGEESLQADHFNTRLSFGEPHTLWARTGYLGFIKRTELLDASGDRHDALFVVGSLDETLELRGLRYHPIDIETSVSRAHRCIAESAVFTWTNLLVVVAELSGSEQEALDLVPLVTNVVLEEHHLIVGVVVIVDPGVIPINSRGEKQRMHLRDSFLADQLDPIYVAYNM, from the exons GTGACATCACGCAGAAGGGCTATGAGAAGAAGAGAGCCAAGCTGCTGGCCTCCTACATCCCCCGTTTGCCAA ATGTGGATCTGTCTTTGCCAGATGTACAGCTTTCCCCGGGTCACAGTGCCGACCCCAGCCCGAGTCCTGAGGCTCCAGGCCCCTCCACATCTTCAGCCTCCAGACACCACCGCGCACACCGCAGTGGAGGGGCCAGGGACGAGCGCTACAGATCAG ACATCCACACAGAGGCTGTTCAGGCAGCACTGGCCAAACACAAAGAGGAGAAGATGGCACTGCCCATGCCAACCAAGAGACGCTCAGCCTTTGTCCAGTCTCCCATAGATACCTGCACACCCCCAG ACACATCTTCTGCATCAGAGGATGAGGGCTCACTGCGCAGAAAGGCAGCTCTCAGTGCAGTGTTAGCCCAGAGCCTGCAGAGCCCTGATTACTGGATCAACCGTTCCGTCCAAAGCTCCTCCACGTCCTCGTCTGCTTCCTCCACCCTCTCCCATGGAGAGCCCAAAACCCAGCCACAGCCCCAGCTACAACCTGCAGCTTCTCTGTTGGCAGATGTACTGGCCCACACACGCATAG AAAACAGCGTCCCCCCAGATGTGACGTCCTCCACTCCCCAGGAGAGAGGGTCAAGGGTGGACCTGCCTCCGGCGGTCAGAGGCATGAGCCGTGGACAGAGCCGCTCCAGCATGCTGGATACTGCCGACG GCGTGCCTGTCAGTAGCAGGGTGTCCACTAAGATCCAGCAGCTGTTGAACACACTTAAACGGCCGAAGAGACCCCCACTCAGCGAATTCTTCCTCGATGACTCTGAGGAAATTGTAGAAG TGCCCCAGCCAGACCCCAACACCCCAAAGCCAGAGGGACGTCAGATCATCCCAGTGAAGGGGGAGCCCCTCGGCGTGGTCAGTAACTGGCCTCCTGCCCTACAGGCTGCTCTGGCCCGCTGGGGGGCCACCCAGGCCAAGAGCCCTGCCCTCACTGCTCTGGACATCACCGGCAAACCCctttacacactcacatatg GAAAACTATGGAGTCGCAGTCTGAAACTGGCTTACACACTGCTGAATAAACTGGGCACCAAGACAGACCCTGTCCTACAACCTGGAGATCGG GTGGCACTGGTGTATCCAAACAGCGACCCTGGTATGTTCTGGGTGGCTTTCTATGGCTGCCTGCTGGCTGAGGTCATCCCTGTGCCCATTGAGGTACCACTGTCACGACAG GATGCAGGCAGCCAGCAGATTGGCTTCCTATTGGGCAGCTGTGGTGTTAGTCTGGCACTGACCAGTGAGGTATGTCTCAAAGGGCTGCCCAAGACACCAAATGGAGAGATCATCCAGTTCAAAG GATGGCCGAGGATGAAATGGGTAGTGACAGACACCAAGTATCTGACCAAACCATCCAAAGACTGGCAGCCTCACATCCCCACCGCCAACACAGACACCGCCTACATAGAG TACAAAGCCAGTAAGGAGGGGACGGTGATGGGAGTTGCTGTGTCCAAGATCTCCATGCTGACCCACTGTCAGGCCCTGACGCAGGCCTGCAACTACTGTGAAG GAGAGACACTGGTCAATGTGTTGGACTGCAAGAAGGATATGGGCTTGTGGCATGGTGTCTTAACG agTGTAATGAACAGAATCCACACCATCACAGTGCCGTACGCTGTCATGAAAGCATGTCCCATGTCGTGGGTGCAGAGGGTCCACATTCACAAAG CACGTGTGGCCTTGGTGAAGTGCCGTGACCTCCACTGGGCCATGATGGCCCACAAAGACCAGAAGGACACCAACCTGTCCTCCATACGTATGCTCATTGTGGCTGATGGAGCAAACCCAT GGTCGGTGTCGTCGTGTGATGCCTTCCTGAATGTGTTCCAGTCTCATGGTCTGAAGCCGGAGGTGATCTGTCCGTGTGCCACCTCTCCCGAGGCCCTGACTGTGGCCATACGCAG GCCTGGTGCACGAGGAGCTCCACTACCAGCCAGAGCCATCCTGTCGATGGGCGGGCTGAGCCACGGGGTGATCAGGGTGAACACAGAGGACAAGAACTCTGCTCTCACAGTTCAGGATGTGGGCCACATCATGCCTGGAG cTCTGATGTGCATTGTAAAACCGGACGGGCCTCCTCAGCTGTGCAAGACAGATGAAATAGGAGAGATTGTGATCAACTCTCGGGCTGGAGGCACCATGTACTATGGCCTGCCTGGTGTCACTAAGAACACATTTGAG GTGATCCCTGTCAACCAAGCTGGAGCACCCATAGGAGAAATTCCCTTCACTCGGACTGGTCTGCTTGGATTTGTAGGACCA GGCAGTCTGGTGTTTGTTGTGGGGAAGATTGAAGGGCTGCTGATGGTGAGCGGGCGGCGCCACAACGCTGACGACCTGGTGGCCACCGCGCTGGCAGTGGAGCCTGTCAAAACAGTTTACAGGGGGAG GATCGCTGTGTTCTCAGTGACGGTGTTTTATGATGAGAGGATAGTGATTGTGGCAGAGCAGAGGCCTGACGCCAGTGAGGAGGACAGCTTCCAGTGGATGAGTCGAGTGCTGCAG GCCATTGACAGTATCCACCAGGTCGGCCTGTACTGCCTCGCACTCGTCCCAGCCAACACCCTCCCAAAGACGCCCCTCGGAGGCATCCACATCTGTGAAACGAAGCAGAACTTCCTGGAGGGAAACCTGCACCCCTGTAATATCCTCATGTGCCCGCACACCTGTGTCACCAACATGCCCAAGCCACGCCAGAAACAGCCAG TGGATGTCGGCCCAGCTTCGATGCTGGTCGGGAACTTGGTGGCAGGGAAGCGGATTGCCCAGGCTACAGGCAGAGAGCTGGGTGTGGTGGAGGACCAGGACCTGATCAGAAAG CACCAGTTTCTGTCTGAAGCTCTGCAGTTCAGAGCTCAAACTGACCCGGACCATGTCCTGTATGTGCTGCTCAATGCCAAG GGGGTGGCAGTGTGCACAGCCACTTGTGCTCAGCTGCACAAGAGAGCAGAGAAAATCACAGCGACCCTCATGGAGAGAGGAGGCCTCAACACAGGAGACAATGTGGTGCTGCTTTATCCcccag GTGTTGACCTGATAGCTGCCTTCTACGGCTGTCTCTATGCGGGGGTCATCCCTGTGACGGTGAGGCCGCCTCACCCACAGAACCTGGCCGCTACTCTCCCCACTGTCCGCATGATCATCGAT GTGAGCAAAGCAGCCTGCATCCTCACCACTCAGCCTCTCATGAGGATCCTCAGGTCCAGGGAGGCTGCTGCCAGCGTCAACATCAAGACATGGCCCACTATCATCGACACAG ATGATCTCCCCAGAAAGCGGCCTCCACACATTTATAAACCCCCTACAGCTGAGATGCTGGCCTACCTGGACTTCAGTGTGTCCACAACAGGCATGTTGACTGGAGTCAAG ATGTCTCATGCTGCAGTCAGCACTCTGTGCCGCTCCATTAAGCTGCAGTGTGAGCTCTACTCCTCACGCCAAATAGCCATCTGCCTGGACCCGTACTGTGGCCTGGGCTTCGTCCTGTGGTGCCTctccag TGTTTACTCAGGTCACCAGTCCATCCTTATTCCTCCACTGGAGCTGGAGAGCTCGCTGCCTGTGTGGCTGAGCACGCTCAGTCAGTACAAGATCAGAGACACCTTCTGCTCCTACTCTGTCATGGAGCTCTGCACCAAAGGCCTGGGCACCCAGACAGAGATACTGAAG GCGCGGGGTCTGAATCTGTCGTGCGTGCGGAGCTGTGTGGTGATAGCAGAGGAGCGTCCTCGCCTCTCTCTCACGCAGTCCTTCTCCAAGCTCTTCAAAGATCTTGGCCTGTCGCCGCGCGCCGTCAGCACTGCCTTTGGCTCCAGGGTGAACCTGGCCATCTGTATGCAG gGCACTTCTGGACCAGATCCCTCCACCGTCTATGTTGACATGAAGTCTCTGCGTCACGACAG GGTGAGGCTGGTGGAACGAGGAGCGCCACAGAGTCTTCCTCTCATGGAGTCCGGCACT ATCCTACCAGGAGTAAGGGTCATCATAGTCAACCCGGAGACCAGAGGCCCGCTGGGAGATTCACATCTTGGGGAG ATCTGGGTGAACAGCCCTCACAGTGCCAGTGGCTACTACACCATCTATGGGGAGGAGAGCCTGCAGGCGGATCATTTCAACACCAGACTCAGCTTTGGGGAGCCTCACACACTGTGGGCCAGGACGGGCTACCTGGGCTTCATCAAGAGGACTGAGCTGCTGGATGCGAGCGGAG ATCGTCATGATGCTTTGTTTGTGGTGGGCTCTCTTGATGAAACGTTGGAGTTAAGGGGGCTACGCTATCACCCCATCGACATCGAGACGTCTGTGTCCCGAGCACACCGCTGCATCGCAGAAAG tgctgtgtttacatggaccaacctgctggtggtggtggcagaGCTGAGCGGCTCGGAGCAAGAGGCCTTGGACCTGGTGCCCCTCGTCACCAACGTGGTCCTGGAGGAGCACCACCTCATTGTTGGGGTGGTGGTCATCGTGGACCCCGGGGTGATCCCCATCAACTCCAGAGGAGAGAAGCAGCGGATGCACCTGCGAGACTCCTTCCTGGCAGACCAACTGGACCCCATCTACGTGGCCTACAACATGTGA
- the LOC125891696 gene encoding transmembrane protease serine 11D, with the protein MEFEGLLLFLSALCLSALTSPQDRCGQRPLVGPPGASRVVGGREAPEAAWPWQVSIQIQSRHHCGGTIISSLWVLTAAHCFHKYQWISRRHFHVVAGLHVISAPGDQTQIRSISKIKMHKDYNNFTHDNDVTLVLLSSPFNFTDHVQPVCTPHNVTHEFSLNFSHCFISGWGSTSYRGRQMNRLQEAEVELIDRRTCNLITWYNGLINENMICAGLESGAADSCQGDSGGPLQCYSEDEDRFYVVGVTSFGDECGLPRRPGVYARTSRFAGWFKTSQTSSASAALRLNTRLISALLGVALRLL; encoded by the exons ATGGAGTTTGAAGGACTTCTGCTGTTTCTGAGTGCTCTGTGTTTGAGTGCTCTGACTTCACCACAGGACA GATGTGGGCAACGGCCTCTGGTTGGGCCTCCTGGTGCTTCTCGTGTAGTGGGGGGCCGGGAGGCTCCTGAGGCGGCGTGGCCCTGGCAGGTCAGCATCCAGATCCAGTCCAGGCACCACTGTGGTGGGACAATCATCAGCAGCCTCTGGGTGCTCACTGCTGCACACTGCTTCCACAAATACCA ATGGATCAGCAGGAGACATTTCCATGTGGTGGCAGGACTTCATGTGATATCTGCTCCAGGAGATCAAACCCAGATCCGCTCCATCAGTAAGATCAAAATGCACAAGGACTACAATAACTTCACGCATGACAACGATGTGACCCTTGTGCTCCTCAGCTCTCCCTTCAACTTCACTGACCACGTCCAGCCTGTCTGCACTCCTCACAATGTGACTCATGAGTTCAGCCTCAACTTCAGCCACTGTTTCATCTCTGGATGGGGGAGCACTTCTTACAGAG GCAGGCAGATGAACAGACTGCAGGAAGCTGAGGTGGAGCTCATTGACAGGAGAACATGTAACCTGATCACCTGGTACAACGGCCTCATCAATGAAAACATGATCTGTGCAGGACTGGAGAGTGGGGCGGCTGATTCCTGTCAG gGTGACAGCGGGGGCCCCCTGCAGTGTTACAGTGAGGACGAGGACAGGTTTTATGTGGTCGGAGTGACAAGCTTCGGGGATGAGTGCGGACTTCCTCGCAGGCCAGGGGTGTACGCCAGAACCAGCAGGTTTGCAGGTTGGTTCAAGACGAGTCAGAcatcatcagcctcagctgcactcAGACTGAACACAAGACTGATCTCAGCTCTGCTCGGTGTTGCTCTGAGGctgctctga